The region ATTTTATGTTTAGAAAGATCTTCTACTTCAATCGGGTTGAATGTTCCTAAACCAACGTGAAGGGTAACTTCAGCAAAATCAATTCCTTTGATTTCCAATCTCTTCATCAAATGCTTTGAGAAGTGAAGACCTGCAGTAGGCGCAGCTACCGCACCTTCTACTTTTGCGTAGATCGTCTGGTATCTTTCAGCATCTTCCGGCTCAACGTCTCTTTTGATATATTTTGGAAGCGGAGTTTCTCCCAATTCCTTTAATTTAGCTCTGAATTCTTCGTAAGAACCATCAAATAAGAATCTCAATGTTCTTCCTCTTGAAGTTGTATTGTCAATAACTTCAGCTACCAAAGATTCATCTTCAGTGAAGAACAGTTTATTACCAATTCTGATTTTTCTTGCAGGATCTACCAAAACATCCCAAACACGAGTTTCTTTGTCAAGCTCTCTCAACAAGAAAACTTCAATTTTAGCCCCTGTTTTTTCTTTATTTCCATAAAGACGAGCTGGGAAAACTTTAGTATTGTTGAAAATAAAAAGATCTCCTTCGTCGAAATAATCAACAACATCCTTGAACAGCTTATGCTGAATAGTTTCAGTTTTTCTGTCCAAAACCATTAATCTGGCTTCGTCTCTGTGTTCTGATGGGTGTTCTGCCAATAATTCTGCAGGAAGATCAAAATTAAAATCTGATGTTTTCATTTTTTAAATTACGGTTTAAAAATTATTGAAATTACAAGGTGTAATTTTCGAGGTGCAAATATACGACATTAAAGCCCCCTTTGTCAAGTCTTATTTTACATCTGTTAAAAAACAGTGACTATAGGGCAGGAAAATGTATTAAAATTAATCAGACACCAAAGTTATAGAGTTGATAACTTATTCTTATAATTAATTTTAATTATGTAATCAACAATTGGTTATTTTTACAACACAGATATTCAATCTCGTTAAAAATATACAGCTATGAAAAATTTATTGTTTGTGCTTCTATTGATAGCCGCCAATACGGCGTATTCACAGGTTCAAAAAATCGAACAAGTAATTGATTCCTGCATGAAAAAGGACAATTTCAACGGCTCTGTATTATTCGCTAAAAACGGTAAGATTGAATTACTTACTTACAAAGGATTATCCAACAGACATTATAATATTCCTTTTTCAGACGAAAGCAGATTTCATATTTTCTCACTTACAAAAACCTTTACAGCAGTTCTCATCATGCAGCTGTACGAAAGGGGAAAGATAAATTTAGACGCTACCATTTCTACTTACTATCCTGAATATAAAGGTGAAGCTGCTCAAAAAGCAACGATCAGAAATTTATTAACTTACAGCAGCGGACGTGAAAACAAAGACATCAGTTCGCCAGAGCTTATTCATGAGGCTTATGACAATACTATCTGGAATCTTGATGATTTTATCACAACATTTTTATCAGAAAAACTAATCAGTAAACCGGGAACAAAATTTGAGTACAACAATGGAGATTATATCCTTTTAGGTAAAATTATAGAGAAAATCTACAACAAGCCATTTGAAAAGGTGTTAAACGAACAGATCTTAATTCCTTTAAAAATGTCAAACACAGGATTTCTTCATCATAATGACATCATTAAAAATCTTGATGAAGGCTATTCTGCAGACGATTCAGATCCATTTGCCCTTCATATGCCCACCAATATGTATATCGATAATCTTTATTGCGCCGGAGCAATGTATTCTACCCCGAAAGATCTTTTGGTATTTGACCAGGCAATTTTCAATCATACTTTGATTAAGAAAACGACTATGGATTTAATGCTTACGCCTTATCCGGAACTTGGGGATACAGCATTCAGCTTCTGGGTATATCCAAAAAGATTTGGAAGTGTTGAGACCCTGTTTGCAGAACGTCAGGGTGAAGGATATGGCCACAGCGCAAACTGGGTGCACCTGATTGATAAAGGTGTCTCTCTTTTCATATTATCGAATACCAAGGATATCAAATATCTTAATAAAATGAGAGAAAAGATTCTCAATGCTTATTACAGAAAATAGTTTAAAGAAAATTCAGAATCGCTTTCCAGTTTTCTAATTTTTTTTCAAAAGAAACCGTATGAAGAGGGCTTGTAGAAGGCATTAAAAATACAGGAATTCTAAACTGCTTCCCTAAGACCTTTTGTAAATTTTTATAGGATTTTCCTCCGTTACAGAAAATAGCTGTGATGTTTGGATATTTTTCCAGCAGCTCTTCAATCTGATTGGCTTCTTCATTTTTGATTTCAGAATCCAGACTTCCTTTTCTTTCACAGGAATCAATAACATCCCAAAGCGCAATATGATTTTTCTTTAATACGTTCATTTTTTTCTCATAATCATCGGTAAAATCCTCATCAAATAGTTCAAAAATAATTTTCCAGAATTTATTTTGCGGATGAGCATAATACTGCTGTTTTTCCAATGATTTTACTCCAGGAATTGAACCTAATATTAAAATTTTAGAGTAATCATCAATGATAGGAGGAAAAGAAGAAATTCGGTTTTGCATAATCAAATATATAAATTTTGGCTAAAGCCATTTACCTA is a window of Candidatus Chryseobacterium colombiense DNA encoding:
- the queA gene encoding tRNA preQ1(34) S-adenosylmethionine ribosyltransferase-isomerase QueA encodes the protein MKTSDFNFDLPAELLAEHPSEHRDEARLMVLDRKTETIQHKLFKDVVDYFDEGDLFIFNNTKVFPARLYGNKEKTGAKIEVFLLRELDKETRVWDVLVDPARKIRIGNKLFFTEDESLVAEVIDNTTSRGRTLRFLFDGSYEEFRAKLKELGETPLPKYIKRDVEPEDAERYQTIYAKVEGAVAAPTAGLHFSKHLMKRLEIKGIDFAEVTLHVGLGTFNPIEVEDLSKHKMESEEIFIDEKNAQIINNAVEANRRVCAVGTTTMRTLETSVSSNKKISAFHGWTNKFIYPPHEFGVANCMITNFHTPKSTLIMMIAAFAGRDFVMHAYEEAVKEKYKFYSYGDAMLIL
- a CDS encoding DNA-deoxyinosine glycosylase, yielding MQNRISSFPPIIDDYSKILILGSIPGVKSLEKQQYYAHPQNKFWKIIFELFDEDFTDDYEKKMNVLKKNHIALWDVIDSCERKGSLDSEIKNEEANQIEELLEKYPNITAIFCNGGKSYKNLQKVLGKQFRIPVFLMPSTSPLHTVSFEKKLENWKAILNFL
- a CDS encoding serine hydrolase, coding for MKNLLFVLLLIAANTAYSQVQKIEQVIDSCMKKDNFNGSVLFAKNGKIELLTYKGLSNRHYNIPFSDESRFHIFSLTKTFTAVLIMQLYERGKINLDATISTYYPEYKGEAAQKATIRNLLTYSSGRENKDISSPELIHEAYDNTIWNLDDFITTFLSEKLISKPGTKFEYNNGDYILLGKIIEKIYNKPFEKVLNEQILIPLKMSNTGFLHHNDIIKNLDEGYSADDSDPFALHMPTNMYIDNLYCAGAMYSTPKDLLVFDQAIFNHTLIKKTTMDLMLTPYPELGDTAFSFWVYPKRFGSVETLFAERQGEGYGHSANWVHLIDKGVSLFILSNTKDIKYLNKMREKILNAYYRK